DNA sequence from the Acidimicrobiales bacterium genome:
AGAGCGACCTGGAAGCCGCGGTCGACCAGGTGACCGGCGACGTTGTCGGTGCGCACTCGTCCCCCCACGCCGTCACCGGCTTCCAGGACCGTGACGCTACGGCCGGCCTCGTGCAGGAGGGTCGCAGCCGACAAGCCGGCGAGTCCGGCGCCGACGACGAGGACGTCGGGGTCGGACCCGTTCACACGTCGAGGACTCCGCGCAGGACGCTCGCGCCCGAGTGTGTCGGGTCACCGTCGGCGGGCTCGACGGAGATGTCGACGACGGGGAAGTCGGCCGGGTCGAGGCCGTTGGGCAGGGGGAAGGTGCCGCTGCCGTTGACGATCCCCAGTGACTGCATCCCGGCGACATCGGTGTCGATCAGCCACAGCTCGTAGAAACCGTCGGATTCGGGAAGGTCGGGAACATCGATTTCGAGTGCCAGTCGGCCATCCTCGGAGATGAGTTCGACTCCGCCGGAGCCGGCGAACGAAACCGGGAGGCCGTCGTTGGTGATGGATCCGGCGGCGATGACCTCGGTGTCGTCGCCACCCCCGCCGAGACTGACGGCGATGCCGGCGACCAGCGCGATCGCGACCGCCACGGCGGCGGCAGCTCCGAGGACCCAGCGCGCCGGACGGGAGCGCAGCGCGCGCCGCTCGGCGATGTCGGCAACCGGAGCGCGGGTGGTGTCGGCTGTCTCGACCTGCGCGGCGATACCCGCCCAGACCTCGGGCGGCGGTGCGGTCTTGTGCACATCGGCGATCGTCACGGACCGGGCGATATCCCGGAGCCGCTCGAAGTCGCCTCGCTCATGAGTTGTCATCGTCATACTCCATATGACGCCGGAGTCTCGCCAGGCTGCGACGGATGTCGCTCTTGACGGTTCCGAGTGGGATTTCGGTTCGTTCGGCTATCTGCTGGTTGGTGAGGTCCTCGAAGAAGGCGAGTTCCATCACGTGGCGGGCTCGATCCGAGAGTGTCTCCATGGCCTCTGCGAGCAACATGGCGTCGGCGAGGCGGTCGACGGGTGTGCGCCCGCTGACGTCCGGGGAGTCCATGACCGACGGGTCCTCCATCGGGACGGCGTCGGGTCGGCGGCCCTTCTTGCGCAGGTCGTCGATGATCTTGTTCTTCGTGATCGCGACCAGCCACGCGATGAGGCTTCCCTTGTCCGGATCGAAGCGTTCATGAGAGCGCCACGCGGAGAGGAAGACCTCCTGGGACACCTCGATGGCGGTCTCGCGATCGAGCTTGCGCAGGCAGAGGTTGTAGACCGTGGAACCGTGCTCGTCATAGGCGCGACGAAGTGCGTTCTCGTCGCCGCGTCGGAATGCGGACTCGAGGTCGTCGACCACCGTCAGCATCGGAGCATCGCCACGACGATATCGGCCGACGGGGTCGTCGGCCGTCTCGTGCAGTCGTGGTGCGAGAGATAGAGCCACGTGAATGTCTTCGCCCGGTGGCAGGATGTGGATGCACCTGTGGCAGATTCTTACGACGCGGAAGTTTTCGGTTCGTGGCGCATCCGGGCGCGGCACCCTGTGCGAAGAGGGACCCAAATCCCACGAACAAGGAGCACACATATGAAGCGGTTGATGATCCTGGCCGTAGCGGCCCTGCTGGCGATGATGTTCGCCGTGGCGCCCGCGTCCGCCCAGTCCGATGCCGAGATCACCCTGATCCACGGAATCCCTGACACCGACGTCGACGTCGTCGTCGACGGTGCCCCCGTGATCGAGGCCTTCGCATTCGGTGACACCGCCGACCTCACCCCCTTCGCCGGCGCCACGCTGGCAGGTCTGACCGTCAACCTCGCCGGCACCGACACGGTGGCCATCGACATCGGCGACTTCGACGTGCCCGCGACCGGTAACTACACCGTCATCGCGCACCTCAGCGCCGACGGCACCCCGACCGTCGCCGTGTTCGAGAACGACACCTCGACCATCGCCGCAGGCGAGGGTCGTCTCGTCGTTCGTCACACCGCTGCCGCACCCGCGGTCGACGTTCTCGCCAACGGCGACGTCGCCTTCTCGAACCTCGAGAACCCCAACGAGGTCATGGCGGACCTTCCCGCCGGCACGATCTCCGCTGAGGTCGTCCCGACCGGTGCCACCGAACCCGTCGTCATCGGCCCGGCCGACCTGCCGATCGGCGAGGGCGCCTCGCTCATCGTCTACGCAGTCGGCTCGCTCGATGCCGGCAACCTCTCGGTCCTCACGCAGTCCATCGAGGGCCTCGGCTCGGCTCCCAGCGCCGTCAACACCGGTAACAGCCCGGTTTCCGACGGTGCCTCGAGCACCGGCCTGATCCTCGCGATCGTCGCCGGCGCCGCTGCGCTGGTCATCGCCGCTCCCGTCGCCCGTCGTCTTGTCACGACCCGCTGACGAACTCTCCTTCCGTCTGAACGGGCCGGCGCACACGCGCCGGCCCGTTCGGCGCGTTCTGGCGGCGATCGTGGCGTGTCTCACGCTCGTGGCCGTCGCCTGCGGTGGCGGGTCGTCGGCCACGGGAGATCCGGTTGACGATGGCGGAGCATCAGCTGACGGAAGTGGTGCAGACGGGACCGCGGGGACCGACCCGGAAGGATCGGACTCATTGCCGCGTGCCGAAGGTGGTGACGACACCACCGGCACCGAAACCGCCACAGGCGGCGCTGAGCTCGGAGACGGCGACGGAGAAGGTGCCGACGACGCGGCCACCGCCGTCCCGGTCGACCGTGGCCGGGCGCTACCCGCGTCACCCGGTGAAACGGGTCCTGTCCCCGTCTCGATCTCGATCGGGTCGATCGACGTGTCCGGCGCGCCGGTCCGTGACGTCGGGGTCGAGGCCGACGGTCAGATGGAGATCCCCGGGGCACGTGAGGTGGGCTGGTACCGCTTCGGTGCGAAGCCGGGGGAGCAGGGCTCGTCGGTGCTCGCCGCACACATCGCCTTCAACGGCGTAGACGGGATCTTCCGTCATCTCGACCGGGCCGAGGAGGGTGACCTCGTCACCGTGGGATTCGACGACGGGTCCGAAGAAGTCTTCGTCGTCAGAGCGATCGAGGAGTACTTCAAGGAGGAACTACCCGGCGACATCTGGGATCGCGACGGCGATTCGCGCCTGGTGTTGATCACCTGCGGTGGGGACTTCAACGAGCAACTGCGCAGCTACGACTCCAACGTGGTGCTCTACGCGGAACCGCTCAGTGAAGTTTCCGCCGGCTGATCGCAACCCGCTCGGGGCGGGCAGGCGGCCTCAGCCCGCAGCGCGCTCGGCTTCGCCTTCCCGGGCCGCAGCAGCCACCGAGCGTCGTTCGATGGAGCGGGGTGGGTACCCGGCGCGGGCGCGTTCCTCTTCGGACTCGCCGCCCCAGAATCCGCACTCGTTGTTGAGACGGGCTTCCACGCGGCACTCGTCGACCACGGGACATACGGCGCAGTAGGACGCAGCCATCTGTTCGCGGCGTCGTCGCCGTGAGGGGCGTTCGCCCGGCGGGCCGAAGAAGAGGTGCGTCTTGCCCTGACAGAGGGCGTTGTCCCTCCAGTCTTCGGCAGGAACGGTCAGCAGCGGTGTGTCGGACATCTGGTGGCCTCCACTGATGTCTTTCGCCCCGCTTGGTCCGATCGGATGCAGCGGCCGCGGGAATCGATCTGCGATGATCGCCGGATGCGAGCAGTGGTCATTTCGACGCCCGGCGGCCCTGAGGTCCTGACCGTCGTCGAGGTCCCCGATCCGGTCCCGGGACCCGATGAGATCCTCGTCGAGGTCGTCGCGACGGCGGTCAACCGTGCCGACATTCTTCAGCGACTCGGCCGCTACCCCGCGCCTGCCGGCGCTGCGGCCGACGTTCCCGGTCTCGAGTTCTCGGGCCGGGTTCGAGCTGTCGGGGGCCGGGTCACCCGCTGGTCGCCCGGTGACGCGGTGATGGGCCTGGTGGGCGGCGGCGCCTACGCGGAGCTCCTCACGCTGCACGAACGGGAGGCCATCGCCGTGCCGGAGGGAATGGCTGTCGCCGACGCGGGCGCCGTGCCGGAGGTCTTCACCACCGCCTACGACGCCCTGTTCCTCCAGGGCGGTCTGCGCGGGGGCGGTCGCGCCCTCGTGCACGCCGGCGCCTCCGGCGTCGGCACCGCTGCCATCCAGATCGTCAAGGCTCTCGGGGCGCGGGTGGCGGTGACCTGCTCTGCCGGGAAGGTCGCGGCCTGTGAGGCCCTCGGCGCAGACCTCGTCGTCGACTACACGTCCGCTGACTTCGGCGTCGAGGTCGCTGCCTGGACTGGTCCTGACGGGGTGGATGTGGTCCTCGACGTTGTCGGGGGCGAGTATCTCGACCGGAATCTCGACGTGTTGACGACGGGCGGAACGATCGTGCAGGTCGGGATCCTGGGTTCGCCCGACGCGATGCTCCCGCTGCCGAAGCTGTTGGCCCGGCGAGCGCGCCTGATCGGCACCGTCCTCCGTTCCCGGCCGTTGGAGGAGAAGATCGCCGTCGCCCGTCGCGTGGAGGCGGACCTGCTTCCGCTCTTCGACGCAGGATTGCTGCACCCGGTGATCGACCGGCGGGTGCCGTTCGCCGAGGTGGCCGACGCGCACCGTGCCGTGGAGTCCAACGAGGTCATAGGCAAAGTCGCGATCGACGTCGCGTCGTGAAACGTCGCGGTGGTGCCGGGTCGCAGACGGGCCTGACCCTCTAAGCTCTGCGTCGTGGCCGACGACCAGATCGAGTGGCTGAACACCGACGATGCCGCGCATCGCCTCGGGATCACCACACGGACTCTCTACAGGTTCATCGACCAGGGCAAGTTGCCCGCGTACCGGTTCGGTCGGGTCTTCCGTCTGAAACTCGTCGATGTCGACGAGTTCATCGAGTCCTGCCGGGTCGAACCCGGGACCCTTCGTCACCTCTATCCCGACTCCGGCGGCGGCGAAGACTGAGTGCCGCCGACGTGAGGTCCGCGGTCCGGCGCGATACGCCTCGTCGCCACGGGCGCCGGGTGCAATAACCTGGCCTCACCGATGCAGACCACGCCCATTCAGATCACCGTTCCCGGCAACCATCTCCTTCCCGCACTCATGGGTGCCGCGGACGAGAACCTCCGCCTCGTCGAAGAGGCTTTTCCCGATACCGGCGTGCACGTACGCGGCGACCGGATCTCCATCGACGGGCCGGCCGCGGCCACCGTCGCCACGCTCTTCTCGGAGATGATCGTGCTCCTCGAGAACGGCGAGGGCCTCACCCGGCGCGACGTCGCGCGTGCCATCGACATGGTCGCCGCCGACGAGCGTCCGAGCGAAGTGCTGACCGACGAGATCCTCGTCGCCGGTCACGGCCGCACGATCCGGCCCCGGTCGGCGGGCCAGAAGCGCTACGTCGATGCCATGCGCACGAACGTCATCACGTTCGGTCTCGGCCCGGCCGGCACCGGGAAGAGTTGGCTGGCGGTCGCCATGGCGGTCCACGCCCTGCGCGCCGGCAAGGTGGAGCGGATCATCCTGACCCGGCCCGCCGTCGAGGCGGGCGAACGACTCGGTTTCCTCCCCGGAGACCTCATGGCGAAGGTGGACCCCTATCTGCGGCCGTTGTACGACGCCCTCTATGACATGACCGATGCCGACGCCACGCAGCGCCTCCTCGAACGGGGCGAGGTGGAGGTCGCCCCTCTCGCGTTCATGCGTGGGCGGACACTCAACAACTCGTTCATCATCCTCGACGAGGCGCAGAACACGACCCCCGAACAGATGAAGATGTTCCTCACCCGCATCGGTTTCGGATCCCGCGTCGTGGTGACCGGCGACACGACGCAGATCGACGTTCCGGGTGGTCGGTCCGGCCTCGAAGGGCTCGAGCCGATCCTCTCGGGTATCGACGGACTCGGCTTCGTGCACCTGTCGAGCCGCGACGTGGTCCGCCACAAGATCGTCCAGGACATCGTCGACGCCTACGGTCGCATCGGCGCCGCCGGGGAGGCGGCGCTGTGACCGGAGAACCTCCCAGTACCACCGCAGCGGCGCGGTCGTGCCCGGTCGTCGACGCTGCGGACACACAGAACGAGGTCGCCGTCGACCCTTCACGGTGGGGTTCCCTCCTGGCGGAGGTCCTCGGCGCCGAAGGCGTCGGAGTTCGTGCGTCGGCCTCGCTGACCTTCGTCTCCGAGGCCGAGATGGCGGCTCTCAACGCCGAACATCTGGGCGGGGACGGTCCGACCGACGTGCTCTCGTTCCCGATCGACGGCCTCGAGGCGCGCGCAGCGGGTTCCGGGTCTGCAGACACCCCGCCGGCAATCGTCGGCGACGTTGTCGTGTGTCCGAAGGTCGCTGAACGCAACGCGGCTGCGCGCGGTCGTGAACTCGACGACGAGATCGCCCTTCTCGTCGTCCACGGCGGTCTGCACCTGGTCGGTTGGGACCATGGCGACGACGCCGCACGGTCGGCGATGTGGGAGCGTCAACGTGAGTTGCTCCTCGCATTCCACGGCGTCGCGGCCGACCCCGACGACGTACGCCCGGGGGAGTGCCGGTGAGCGGCCTCGAGGTCCTGGCCATCCTGGGTCTCGTCATGCTCACGTTCGCAGCGGCGGTCTTCGCCGCCGCCGAGACGAGCCTGACACGCGTGTCGCTCGCCAGGGCCGAGGCGCTGGCCGAGGACGGCCGCCGGGGCGCGGGCGTCCTGTTGCGACTCGTGCGGGATCGCGAGCGGGCGCTGAGTCCCATCCTGTTCGTCGTGCTCGCATGTCACCTGGGCGCCGCGTCCATCGTGGCGGCGCTCGTCCTGGATCGCTGGGGCGCCGGGGCGCTCGCCATCGCCTTCGCGGTGGAACTCGCCGTCGTGTACGTCGTGGCCGAGGCGATCCCGAAGACCCTCGCCCTGAAGTCCCCTGATCGCACGGCCCTGTTGGTGTCGCCGTTCGTGAGGCTGTTGACACTCGCGGCGCCGTTGCGGTGGATCGCGGACAGTCTCGCCAAGCTGGGCGGGGGGATGGAGGGCGCGGCGACTCACGAGGGCGCTGTCACCGAGGAGGAGTTGCTCGCCCTCGCCGGACACGCCGAGGCGAGCGCCGCCATCGACCCGGCCGAGCGCGAGCTGATCGCGTCGATCCTCACGTTCGGCGACACGATCGCCGAGGACGTCATGGTGCCCCGTCCGGACATGGTGACGGTCGACTCGACGTTCCGGATCGTCGACGTCCTGGAGGTCTTCTCGATGAACGGTCTCAGCCGGATGCCGGTGACGGGCGACGGGATCGACGACGTCGTCGGGGTCGTCCACGCCAAGGACTGCATGCGTGCGAATCTCTCCGGGGCCGGCGCCGAGGCCGTCTCCACGATCCAGCGGCCGCCCCGGTTCGTACCCGACTCGAAGAAGGTCGCAGAGCTGATGCGCGAGATGCAGGCCGAGTCGTTCCACCTCGCGGTGGTCGTCGACGAGCACGGCGGTGTCGCCGGGCTCGTGACCCTGGAGGACCTCATCGAGGAGCTCGTCGGCGAGATCGTCGACGAGTTCGACGTCGAGGAGCCGGCGCTCAGCGTGGTGGAGGGCGACGACCACGAGTTCGTCGTCAGCGGCCGGTTGACCCTCGCGGAGCTCGAGTCTGTGACGGGGATCTCCCTGCCGGAGGGGGAGTGGCACACCGTCGGCGGTCTGGTGTTCACCTTCTTCGGGCACGTACCCGAGGTCGGTGCGGCGATCGAGGCCGAGGGGCACCGTCTGGTCGTCGAGCGAGTCGTCGGACGGCGGATATCGCGTGTGCGTGTGACGGCGGCGGAACCGGTGCTCGATGCCGACGTCGACGAGGAGGTCAGCGCCCCGTGAGCATCGGAGCGGACGTACCCGAGGGTTTCCGGTCCGGCTTCGTCGCGCTGCTGGGCCGACCCAACGCCGGGAAGTCCACCCTCGTCAACCAGATCTGCGGCGAGAAGGTCGCGATCGTCTCGGACAAGCCCCAGACCACGCGCACCCAGATCCGCGGGGTACTCAACCGCCCCGACGCCCAGGTCGTGTTCGTGGACACTCCCGGCATCCACAAGCCCGTCACCGCCCTCGGTGAGCGGTTGAACTCGACGGCGTCCGCCACGATCGGTGACGTCGACGTCGTGTGCCTGCTGGTCGACGCGACTGCGCCGTTCGGACGTGGGGACCAGTTCGTGGCCGACAAGTTGCCACCGGGTGCGATCGGCATCGTGACGAAGATCGACATCGCCAAGCCGGAGAAGGTGCTGGCCCAGCTGGCGGCGCTCGGCGAGCTCGATCTCGAGGCGTATTTCCCGGTGTCGGGGCGCACGGGTGACGGCGTCGACGCCCTCCTCGAGCACCTCATCGCGCGGCTGCCCGAGGGGCCCCGTTACTACCCCGATGACGCAGTGAGCGACGTCGAGGACGCCGTCTGGGTGGCCGAGTTGGTGCGCGAGCAGCTTCTCGCCGTGACCCGCCAGGAGTTGCCGTACTCGATCGCCACCCGGGTGACCGAGATGGAATGGCCCCGGATCCGCGTAGAGATCGTCGTCGAGCGTGACTCCCAGAAGGGGATGGTCATCGGAAAGGGCGGCGAAGTCCTCAAGAAGGTCGGCATCGCCGCCCGGGCACAGATGCGCGAGGGCACGCACCTCGAACTGCACGTGGTGGTGGACCCCGACTGGCAGCGCAAGCCGCCCTCCATCGAGCGTCTCGGCTACTGAGCCGGCCCGGCGAGAACTTCGTCGTCATGGTGACCCGGCAATCCCTCACGGCTTCGGCTCCGTACTACAGGTCACACAGCCGATCCGAAGGAGACCTCGAATGTCCCGACGCACGCCCCGACGCCGAATCCCCGTCGCTCTGTCCCTCCTCGTCGTTCTGGCCTTGATCGTGGCGTCGTGCGGTGACGACTCCACGACGGAAACCGAGGCTCAGGGTGATGCCGACGAGACGGCGCTCGACGACGGCGGCGCGGCTTCCGAGGGAGCGGCTTCCGACGACACGACCGGTGAGCCACTGGTCGAGGTCACGCGGTCATCGCTCGGGGACATCCTCTCCAGCGGCGGTTTCGCGCTGTACCTGTTCACCCCGGACCCCCCAGGTGAGACGACGTGCTTCGACTCGTGTGCCGGTCTCTGGCCGCCGCTCGAAGGCGATGGCACGGTGGAAGTCGGCGCCGGCCTCGACGCGGAGCGGTTCGGGCTGATCGACCGGGGTGACGGGACGATGCAGGTCACCTACGACGGCACTCCCCTCTACTTCTACGCGCCGGACTCGCCGGGGACGACCGACGGGCAGGGCCTCAACGAGGTCTGGTTCGTCGTCGACGCGGACGGAGCAGCGGTCACCAGCACAGCTGGTGGTGGCAGCGGACCGGGCTACTAGATCCTGCACCGTTCCAGCGTTTCAGAACTGACCGCGACACCATTCGCGGCCTGATTCGTCGATGACCGCGAGGGAGCGGATCCGGCCGAGGTCGGCGCCGACCGTCATGGCGAACGTGCCGTCGTCGGCCGCGAACTCGACCGGTCCCAGGTCAACGGTCGCATCGTCGGCGAGAACTGCCTCCAGTCGGTACCGGTGCGGGCCGGATTCCTCCCACAGCGTCCACCGTGGGATGGAGAGGAGTATCCACGGTTGATCCTCTTCGAGGTTGTGCCAGACGGATCCGACGTCGTGGCCGGACGGCGTGACCATGGTCGCTTCGGCGATGGTGTCGTCGCCCGAGTCGAGCAGGGCGAGAAGGGCGAACGCTCCGAGCAGCGCGACGACGGCCGCGGCCGCGGCGACCAGCGCACGGCGTCGGTGTGGCTTCGAAGGAGCCGTGTGCGCCAGGACCGACGTCTCGAAGCCGGGCGGCGGATCGACGGGGGGTCCCGCCTGTAGAAGGGTCTCCGTCACCTCGACGAGTGCGTGGAGTTCGTGGCGACAGTTCGCGCAGTCCGCGGCGTGAGCCAGGGAGTCGGCGCGCTCGCGGCCGTTGAGGTTCCCGAGCGCGAGGTCGACGAGCGTGTCGTCACCGAGGCATGTGTCGCGCGGCTCAGTCACGGCGGGCCTCCTCTGTTGCGCTCAGGTTCTGCCGGACTTTTCTCAGACCGTCGCGGATGCGCGTTTTCGCTGTGCCGAGCGGGATCCCCTCGATCTCGGAGATCTCCCGGGCGGTGCGGCCGCCGATCGTCGCGAGGACGACGCAGCGCCTCTGGGGTTCCGGAAGAGCGCCCAGGGCGTCGACCACATGGCTCGTCTCGCCGGCCGCCATGGCTGCGTCCTCGGGTCCGCGATGCAGCACGGGGTGGGCCAGCAGTAGCGGGTCGACCGGATCCGCCGGCCGGACGTCCTCCATTCGGCGGCGGTCGATGGCGAGGTTGCGTGTGATGGTCAACAACCACGTGATCACCGAACCGCGCCGTGGATCGAACGACGCAGCGTGACGCCACGCACGAACGAACGCGTCCTGGGCGACCTCGGCGGCGCGCCCCTCATCGCCGACGACGGCGAGCGCGAGCCCGAAGACCCGCCGCTGGAAACGGCGGACGAACACGGCGGCTGCTCGGCGGTCTTCGCGACCGAACGCAGCGAGGAGCGCTTCATCGGACACGTCCCGCATACCTCACCTTACGCACGGGAGCTCGGAAGGGATTGGCCCCGTCGGGGCCACCGCGAGGATCGCCCGCCAGGGTCCCGCCGAGCACCGAGAGAACGACAGTGAAGAGGCCGACGGCGCCGCCGTCAGCCGTCACGAAGGAGGCGCAGGAACGCGAGGACCTCGTCACGCTCGGCCGTGCGCCGGAACGGCGGGAGTGCCTCGATGAGGGTCCACCGGTAGGACTTCGCCGTCGCGAGACGCTTGTCGAGGACGGCGACCACGCCCCTGTCGTCGCGTCGGCGGATGAGGCGTCCCGCGGCCTGAGCCAGCAGGATCGACGCGCGCTGCAGGTCGATCGTGGCGAAGGCGGCCGATCCTGCGGCCTCGCGCCGCGCTGAGAGGAGGGGGTCGTCGGGGCGGGGGAAGGGGATCCGGTCGATCGTGACGAGGGTGAGCGTGTCGCCGGGCACGTCGATGCCCTGCCAGAAACCCATCGTCGCCAGCAGACTCGTGTGCGGGTCGGACCGGAACGCCTCCACCAGCGCCATCTTCGGTAGGTCCCGCTGGGTGAGGACCGGCCACGGCAGGCGACCGTCGAGATGCTCGGCCGCCTCGTCCATCCGGCGCCAGCTCGTGAACAGGGCGAGGGTGCGCCCACCGGCGGCGAGGATCAACTCCTCCAACTCGGCGTTCAGCGCCTCGGAGTGGTCGGGGGAGCGGGGATCGGGTAGGTGCGCCGCGCAGTACAACATGCCCTGCTCGGCGTAGTCGAAGGGGCTGGTCACCCGGAGGTGGTCGTGGTCGTCGGGTCCCAGGCCGAGAGTGGCCGGGAGGCTCGCCGGAAGGGTCGCCGAGGTGAGGATCGTGGTCGCCGTCGAGAACAACATGTCGCCGAGAAGGTCGCCGACGTCGAGGGGGGCGAGGCGCAGCCGTGGTGAACGTCCGGGACCCGATTCGACGAAGCTCACGTGGTCGTCGGGACGGGCCAATGCGAGGGCGAGCTCTGTGGCGAGTGCGGTGGCGGCCGACATCGCCCGTCGCTTCTTCGCCTCCACGTCGGCGGACACGCCGTCGGGGACCCTGCGCAGGGCCTCGATGGCACCCTCCACGCGGGTGCGGGCGACGCCCAGCGCCTCGAGCAGGTCACGCGGACCGTCGCCCGGGGTGCGCTTCCCGACGAGAGGCTCGAGCTCGTCGCGCAGACGCCCTCCGGCCGCATTGAGGTCCTCGATGCGACCGGGGTCGTCGATGACCGAGGAGACGAGTCGGCCCAGACCCGCCAGTCGGCCCGCGGAGAGGTCGACACCCGTCGTCGCGGACACGATGTCGGCGAGCTGGTGGGCCTCGTCCACGATCACCACGTCGGCCTCGGGCAGGACGACGCCGCCCGAGGCGATGTGGACACCGAGGAGATGGGTGTTGACCACCACGATGTCGGCGGCGTCGGCCGCGTCGCGTGCCTTCTCGGCGAAACACACGCCTCCTGACGGGCACCGGTGGCGCCCCGGGCACTCCTGGGCCGACACGCTGAGCGCGCTCCATGCACCCGGGTCGGGCTCGACGTCGAGGGTCGCCCGGTCGCCGCTCTCGGACGTGTCGCCCCAGGCGATGAGGCGGGCGATCTCGTCGCCGTCGGCGTCGCCGGCCAGATCGTCGAGGACGAGCTGGGTCCCGTCTCCCGCGATCTCGCTGACGCGTTGGCGGCACAGGTAGTTCGAGCGACCCTTCAGCACCGCGAACCGCAGGGGATCCTCTCGGATTTCGGCGAGTTGCGTCGCGAGGAACGGGAGGTCCTTGCCGGCGAGTTGGTCCTGGAGGGCCTTCGTGGCGGTCGCGACGAGCACTCTCTGCCCGCTGAGGATGGCGGGGACGAGATAGGCGAGCGACTTGCCCGTGCCGGTACCCGCCTCGACGGCGAGGTGTCGGCCGGTGCGGATAGCGGAGTGCACGGCCTCGGCCATCTCGCGCTGGCCGGGGCGTGTCTCGCCACCTGTCGCCAGGGCGTCGACGACGACGTCGAGGGTGGCGAGGACGTCAGGTGGGTTCACCGCGCCGGAGGCTATCCGGCCGCGGCGATCAGCCGATGACGCCTGCGATGGCCAGGAGCGTGACGAGGGCGATGACGGTGATCGTCAGGCCGTACAGGACGACCGTCGGTCGCACCACCGACCGCGGCTGGTGACCGTGGTAGTAGCGCAGCGCCGTCACCCAGTCCGCCTGGCGGGAACCGGTGTGACCCTGAACACCCATGTGGTGAATCTATGACGAAACTCGCGCGTGGTGGTGGATGGTGGCCCTGTAGCTCATGTTGTTCATGTGGCGGAGCGCAGGGAGTTCATGTCCCATCGGGACGACGTCCGTGTGGGACACTCCGGTCATCACGACGACGCTCGATCAACTCGACCGGGAGGCACTCCCGGCCCATGTCGCAATCGTCATGGACGGGAACGGACGCTGGGCCAACCAGCGGGATCTGCCGCGCACGGCCGGCCACGAGGCGGGGGAGGAGGCACTCTTCGACGTGGTCGACGGTGCCATCGACCTGGGACTGCGGTGGTTGACCATCTACGCCTTCTCGACCGAGAACTGGCGGCGACCCGCCGGCGAGGTCAGGTTCCTGCTCAACTTCAACCGCAAGATCCTGCGCGGTCGCGTCGACGAACTCCATGAACGGGGTGTCCGGGTGCGCTTCGTCGGTCGCCGCGACCGCAAGCTCCCACCCGGCGTCCTCAAGGACATGGTCGCGGCGGAGAAGAAGACGGCTTCCAACGCCGGTCTCACGATCAACGTCGCGTTCAACTACGGGGGACGCGCCGAGATCGTCGACGCGGTGCGGGCCATCGTCGCGTCGGGCGTCGCGCCCGATGACGTCGACGAGTCGCTGGTCGCCGCCCATCTGTATGCGCCCGACGTGCCCGATCCCGACCTGGTGATCCGTACTTCGGGGGAGTACCGCCTGTCGAACTTCCTCATCTGGGAGGTGGCGTACTCCGAGATGGTGTTCTCCGACGTGTTGTGGCCCGACTTCCGTCGGGAGCACCTGTTCGGCGCCATCGCGGACTTCCAACGCCGTTCACGACGTTTCGGCGGCGTCGCCGCATCGTGAACGATCGCAGCCGCGTCGTCCGCGACAACGCAGTCGTCATCCGTACGTACAAGCTCGGCGAAGCGGACCGCATCGTGGTGGTGCTCACCCGCCAGAGGGGAAAGATCCGCGCCGTGGCGAAGGGCGTTCGTCGTACCCGCTCCAAGTTCGGTGCGCGCCTCGAACCGGGCTCACACGTCGACGCGCAGTTCTACGTCGGACGCGGGCAAC
Encoded proteins:
- the ybeY gene encoding rRNA maturation RNase YbeY, whose amino-acid sequence is MTGEPPSTTAAARSCPVVDAADTQNEVAVDPSRWGSLLAEVLGAEGVGVRASASLTFVSEAEMAALNAEHLGGDGPTDVLSFPIDGLEARAAGSGSADTPPAIVGDVVVCPKVAERNAAARGRELDDEIALLVVHGGLHLVGWDHGDDAARSAMWERQRELLLAFHGVAADPDDVRPGECR
- a CDS encoding hemolysin family protein — its product is MSGLEVLAILGLVMLTFAAAVFAAAETSLTRVSLARAEALAEDGRRGAGVLLRLVRDRERALSPILFVVLACHLGAASIVAALVLDRWGAGALAIAFAVELAVVYVVAEAIPKTLALKSPDRTALLVSPFVRLLTLAAPLRWIADSLAKLGGGMEGAATHEGAVTEEELLALAGHAEASAAIDPAERELIASILTFGDTIAEDVMVPRPDMVTVDSTFRIVDVLEVFSMNGLSRMPVTGDGIDDVVGVVHAKDCMRANLSGAGAEAVSTIQRPPRFVPDSKKVAELMREMQAESFHLAVVVDEHGGVAGLVTLEDLIEELVGEIVDEFDVEEPALSVVEGDDHEFVVSGRLTLAELESVTGISLPEGEWHTVGGLVFTFFGHVPEVGAAIEAEGHRLVVERVVGRRISRVRVTAAEPVLDADVDEEVSAP
- the era gene encoding GTPase Era, producing MSIGADVPEGFRSGFVALLGRPNAGKSTLVNQICGEKVAIVSDKPQTTRTQIRGVLNRPDAQVVFVDTPGIHKPVTALGERLNSTASATIGDVDVVCLLVDATAPFGRGDQFVADKLPPGAIGIVTKIDIAKPEKVLAQLAALGELDLEAYFPVSGRTGDGVDALLEHLIARLPEGPRYYPDDAVSDVEDAVWVAELVREQLLAVTRQELPYSIATRVTEMEWPRIRVEIVVERDSQKGMVIGKGGEVLKKVGIAARAQMREGTHLELHVVVDPDWQRKPPSIERLGY
- a CDS encoding sigma-70 family RNA polymerase sigma factor, whose amino-acid sequence is MSDEALLAAFGREDRRAAAVFVRRFQRRVFGLALAVVGDEGRAAEVAQDAFVRAWRHAASFDPRRGSVITWLLTITRNLAIDRRRMEDVRPADPVDPLLLAHPVLHRGPEDAAMAAGETSHVVDALGALPEPQRRCVVLATIGGRTAREISEIEGIPLGTAKTRIRDGLRKVRQNLSATEEARRD
- a CDS encoding ATP-dependent DNA helicase; the encoded protein is MNPPDVLATLDVVVDALATGGETRPGQREMAEAVHSAIRTGRHLAVEAGTGTGKSLAYLVPAILSGQRVLVATATKALQDQLAGKDLPFLATQLAEIREDPLRFAVLKGRSNYLCRQRVSEIAGDGTQLVLDDLAGDADGDEIARLIAWGDTSESGDRATLDVEPDPGAWSALSVSAQECPGRHRCPSGGVCFAEKARDAADAADIVVVNTHLLGVHIASGGVVLPEADVVIVDEAHQLADIVSATTGVDLSAGRLAGLGRLVSSVIDDPGRIEDLNAAGGRLRDELEPLVGKRTPGDGPRDLLEALGVARTRVEGAIEALRRVPDGVSADVEAKKRRAMSAATALATELALALARPDDHVSFVESGPGRSPRLRLAPLDVGDLLGDMLFSTATTILTSATLPASLPATLGLGPDDHDHLRVTSPFDYAEQGMLYCAAHLPDPRSPDHSEALNAELEELILAAGGRTLALFTSWRRMDEAAEHLDGRLPWPVLTQRDLPKMALVEAFRSDPHTSLLATMGFWQGIDVPGDTLTLVTIDRIPFPRPDDPLLSARREAAGSAAFATIDLQRASILLAQAAGRLIRRRDDRGVVAVLDKRLATAKSYRWTLIEALPPFRRTAERDEVLAFLRLLRDG
- the uppS gene encoding polyprenyl diphosphate synthase, encoding MWDTPVITTTLDQLDREALPAHVAIVMDGNGRWANQRDLPRTAGHEAGEEALFDVVDGAIDLGLRWLTIYAFSTENWRRPAGEVRFLLNFNRKILRGRVDELHERGVRVRFVGRRDRKLPPGVLKDMVAAEKKTASNAGLTINVAFNYGGRAEIVDAVRAIVASGVAPDDVDESLVAAHLYAPDVPDPDLVIRTSGEYRLSNFLIWEVAYSEMVFSDVLWPDFRREHLFGAIADFQRRSRRFGGVAAS